One Sphingomonas sp. KR3-1 DNA segment encodes these proteins:
- a CDS encoding NADH-quinone oxidoreductase subunit J yields MIQILAFFLFAIVVCASGLMTILSRNPVHSVLWLILAFFNAAGLMVLANAEFIAMLLVIVYVGAVAVLFLFVVMMLNIDFAELRAGVMRYAAVGFALAIALAAEIIVAAGAYSAGTLQLGRRIAPVDAAVPNIEAIGHLLYSRYLFVFEGAGLVLLVAMIGAIVLTLRPRTDVKPQNISRQVQRRAKDATRNVNHPVGQGVEL; encoded by the coding sequence GTGATCCAGATCCTCGCCTTTTTCCTGTTCGCGATCGTCGTGTGTGCCTCCGGGCTCATGACGATCCTGTCGCGCAACCCGGTGCACAGCGTGCTGTGGCTCATCCTGGCGTTCTTCAACGCCGCCGGGCTGATGGTGCTCGCCAATGCCGAGTTCATCGCGATGCTCCTCGTCATCGTCTATGTCGGCGCGGTCGCCGTGCTGTTCCTGTTCGTGGTGATGATGCTCAACATCGACTTCGCGGAGCTGCGTGCCGGCGTGATGCGCTATGCCGCGGTGGGCTTCGCGCTGGCGATCGCGCTGGCTGCCGAGATCATCGTCGCGGCGGGCGCCTATAGCGCCGGCACGCTGCAGCTCGGCCGGCGCATCGCCCCCGTCGATGCCGCCGTGCCCAACATCGAAGCGATCGGCCATCTGCTCTATTCGCGCTATTTGTTCGTGTTCGAGGGCGCCGGCCTGGTGCTGCTCGTCGCGATGATCGGCGCGATCGTTCTGACGCTGCGCCCGCGCACCGATGTCAAGCCGCAGAACATCAGCCGCCAGGTCCAACGCCGCGCCAAGGACGCTACCCGCAACGTGAACCATCCGGTCGGGCAGGGGGTCGAGCTGTGA
- the nuoG gene encoding NADH-quinone oxidoreductase subunit NuoG, with the protein MPKLTVDGIEVEVPAGATVLQACEAAGKEIPRFCYHERLSIAGNCRMCLVEVKPGPPKPQASCALPAADNQEIRTDTPMVKAAREGVMEFLLINHPLDCPICDQGGECDLQDQSVAYGRGHSRYTENKRAVTEKYMGPIIKTIMTRCIQCTRCVRFGEEVAGVEDIGAIYRGENMQITTYLEKAFKSELSGNAVDLCPVGALTHKPVAFEYRSWELKKNLSIDVMDAVGTNIRLDSRGRQVMRVLPRINEDVNEEWAHDKTRYHVDALVRRRLDKPYVRKGGKLVEASWDEAFDAIAAAAKTAGASVAAIAGDLLDCETMYAAKVLVKALGSDLLEGRQTGLAYDVSNLGSVAFNTTIAGIEDADAILLVGSNLRFEAPLINTRVRKAIKKGAKVFAIGEETDLTYKVEWLGNDLSILGKLPDRAAEAIDAAKKPVLIVGPGALKAGQGATLAMASAFQRPATETEGAWNGFNVVHTAAARMGGLMLGYAQKGGIADIVAAKPKLAFFLGADEVAFEDFADSFKVYVGHHGDMGAHHADVILPGATYAEKPGTYVNLEGRVQRADRAVFAPGDAREDWTILRALSDRLGHTLPFDSFEQLRAEMANEVPALGREGLAGYDWAPPSLPASASGPVGYAVADFYLTNAICRASPTMQRCSAELIHGEDFAEAAE; encoded by the coding sequence ATGCCGAAGCTAACCGTAGACGGAATTGAAGTGGAGGTGCCTGCGGGCGCCACCGTGCTCCAGGCCTGCGAGGCCGCGGGCAAGGAAATTCCGCGCTTCTGCTATCATGAGCGCCTGTCGATCGCCGGCAATTGCCGGATGTGCCTGGTCGAAGTGAAGCCGGGGCCGCCCAAGCCCCAGGCGAGCTGCGCGCTGCCCGCCGCCGACAACCAGGAAATCCGCACCGATACGCCGATGGTGAAGGCCGCGCGCGAAGGCGTGATGGAATTCCTGCTGATCAACCATCCGCTCGACTGCCCGATCTGCGATCAGGGCGGCGAGTGCGACCTGCAGGACCAGTCGGTCGCCTATGGCCGCGGCCACTCGCGCTACACCGAGAACAAGCGCGCGGTGACCGAGAAGTATATGGGTCCGATCATCAAGACGATCATGACCCGCTGCATCCAGTGCACCCGCTGCGTCCGCTTCGGCGAGGAAGTGGCCGGCGTGGAGGATATCGGCGCGATCTATCGCGGCGAGAACATGCAGATCACCACCTATCTGGAAAAGGCGTTCAAGAGCGAGCTTTCGGGCAACGCCGTCGACCTTTGCCCGGTGGGCGCGCTGACCCACAAGCCGGTCGCCTTCGAGTATCGCTCGTGGGAGCTGAAGAAGAACCTGTCGATCGACGTGATGGACGCCGTCGGCACCAACATCCGCCTCGACAGCCGTGGCCGCCAGGTGATGCGCGTGCTCCCGCGGATCAACGAAGACGTCAACGAAGAGTGGGCGCACGACAAGACCCGCTACCATGTCGACGCGCTGGTCCGCCGCCGCCTCGACAAGCCCTATGTCCGCAAGGGCGGCAAGCTGGTCGAAGCGAGCTGGGACGAGGCGTTCGACGCGATCGCCGCCGCCGCGAAGACCGCAGGCGCGAGCGTCGCGGCGATCGCCGGCGACCTGCTCGATTGCGAGACGATGTACGCGGCCAAGGTGCTGGTGAAGGCGCTTGGGTCGGATCTGCTCGAAGGGCGCCAGACCGGCCTCGCCTATGACGTGTCGAACCTCGGCTCGGTGGCGTTCAACACCACGATCGCCGGGATCGAGGATGCCGACGCGATCCTGCTCGTCGGCTCGAACCTGCGCTTCGAGGCGCCGTTGATCAACACGCGCGTGCGCAAGGCGATCAAGAAGGGCGCCAAGGTCTTCGCGATCGGCGAAGAGACCGACCTGACCTACAAGGTCGAGTGGCTCGGCAACGACCTGTCGATCCTCGGCAAGCTGCCGGATCGTGCGGCTGAGGCGATCGACGCGGCGAAGAAGCCGGTGCTGATCGTCGGCCCGGGCGCGCTCAAGGCAGGGCAGGGCGCCACGCTGGCGATGGCCTCGGCCTTCCAGCGCCCCGCCACCGAGACCGAAGGCGCGTGGAACGGCTTCAACGTCGTCCACACCGCCGCGGCGCGCATGGGCGGACTGATGCTCGGGTATGCCCAGAAGGGCGGCATCGCCGATATCGTCGCCGCCAAGCCCAAGCTCGCCTTCTTCCTCGGCGCCGACGAAGTCGCGTTCGAGGACTTCGCCGACAGCTTCAAGGTCTATGTCGGCCATCACGGCGACATGGGCGCGCACCATGCCGACGTGATCCTGCCGGGCGCGACCTATGCCGAGAAGCCGGGCACCTATGTGAACCTGGAAGGCCGCGTGCAGCGCGCCGACCGCGCGGTGTTCGCCCCCGGCGACGCGCGTGAGGACTGGACGATCCTGCGCGCGCTCTCCGATCGCCTCGGCCACACGCTGCCGTTCGACAGCTTCGAGCAGCTGCGCGCCGAGATGGCGAACGAAGTGCCGGCGCTGGGCCGCGAAGGCCTGGCCGGTTATGACTGGGCGCCGCCGAGCCTTCCGGCTTCGGCTTCGGGCCCGGTCGGCTATGCCGTCGCCGATTTCTATCTCACCAACGCCATCTGCCGTGCGTCGCCGACCATGCAGCGCTGCTCGGCCGAACTGATCCACGGCGAAGACTTCGCAGAGGCCGCAGAATGA
- the nuoI gene encoding NADH-quinone oxidoreductase subunit NuoI: MNVAHFIRTWTLWEFIKAHALTLKYFFKPKATINYPYEKNPISPRFRGEHALRRYPNGEERCIACKLCEAVCPALAITIEAEPREDGSRRTTRYDIDMTKCIYCGLCQEACPVDAIVEGPNFEFATETREELIYQKEKLLENGDRWERAIAANLAADAPYR, encoded by the coding sequence GTGAACGTCGCCCATTTCATCCGCACCTGGACCCTCTGGGAGTTCATCAAGGCGCACGCGCTGACCTTGAAGTATTTCTTCAAGCCCAAGGCGACGATCAACTATCCCTACGAGAAGAACCCGATCTCGCCCCGTTTCCGCGGCGAGCACGCGTTGCGCCGCTATCCGAACGGCGAAGAGCGCTGCATCGCGTGCAAGCTGTGCGAGGCGGTCTGCCCGGCGCTGGCGATCACGATCGAGGCCGAGCCGCGCGAGGACGGTAGCCGCCGCACCACGCGCTACGACATCGACATGACCAAGTGCATCTATTGCGGCCTGTGCCAGGAGGCCTGCCCGGTCGATGCGATCGTCGAGGGCCCGAACTTCGAGTTCGCCACCGAGACCCGCGAGGAGCTGATCTACCAGAAGGAGAAGCTGCTCGAGAACGGTGACCGCTGGGAGCGCGCCATCGCCGCGAACCTTGCCGCCGATGCACCGTACCGTTAA
- the nuoH gene encoding NADH-quinone oxidoreductase subunit NuoH: MTTWFSWFMPFELAWFIATLIDILVIALPLMLAVAMIIYVDRKIWAAMALRRGPNVVGPLGLLQSFADGLKVFLQETIIPSGANKVLFLLAPIITFTVALIVWAVIPFQLGVALSNINVGLLYVLAASSLGVYGVILAGWASNSKYPFYSAIRAAAQMVSYEVSIGFVLIAVVLWAGSFNLGTIVEQQKGGAIFGWVNGYFANPLLFPMAIVFFISSLAETQRAPFDLAEAESELVAGYQTEYSSMAFALYWLGEYANVILMCALNATLFWGGYLPPLDWAPLYVIPGIIWLLLKMCFFFFCFSWVKATVPRYRYDQLMRLGWKIFLPLSLLFVFLVSGYLMLTRVGAPL; the protein is encoded by the coding sequence ATGACGACCTGGTTCTCTTGGTTCATGCCGTTCGAGCTGGCGTGGTTCATCGCCACGCTGATCGACATCCTGGTCATCGCGCTGCCGCTGATGCTCGCCGTGGCGATGATCATCTATGTCGACCGCAAGATCTGGGCGGCGATGGCGCTGCGCCGCGGCCCGAACGTGGTCGGCCCGCTCGGCCTGCTCCAGTCGTTCGCGGACGGCCTCAAGGTCTTCCTGCAGGAAACGATCATCCCGTCGGGCGCCAACAAGGTGCTGTTCCTGCTCGCGCCGATCATCACCTTCACGGTGGCGCTGATCGTATGGGCAGTGATCCCGTTCCAGCTGGGCGTGGCGCTGTCGAACATCAATGTCGGCCTGCTCTACGTGCTCGCTGCCTCGTCGCTCGGCGTCTATGGCGTCATCCTGGCCGGCTGGGCTTCGAACTCCAAATACCCGTTCTACTCGGCGATCCGCGCCGCGGCGCAGATGGTGAGCTACGAAGTCTCGATCGGCTTCGTGCTGATCGCGGTCGTGCTCTGGGCCGGCAGCTTCAACCTGGGCACAATCGTCGAGCAGCAGAAGGGCGGGGCGATCTTCGGCTGGGTGAACGGCTATTTCGCCAACCCGCTGCTCTTCCCGATGGCGATCGTGTTCTTCATCTCGTCGCTCGCCGAGACGCAGCGCGCGCCGTTCGACCTGGCCGAGGCCGAGAGCGAGCTCGTCGCGGGCTATCAGACCGAATATTCGTCGATGGCCTTCGCGTTATACTGGCTGGGCGAATATGCCAACGTCATCCTAATGTGCGCGCTGAACGCCACTTTGTTCTGGGGCGGATACCTGCCGCCGCTCGACTGGGCGCCGCTCTACGTCATCCCGGGCATCATCTGGCTGCTGCTCAAGATGTGCTTCTTCTTCTTCTGCTTCAGCTGGGTGAAGGCCACGGTGCCCAGGTACCGCTATGACCAGCTGATGCGCCTGGGCTGGAAGATCTTCCTGCCGCTGTCGCTTCTCTTCGTTTTCCTCGTGTCCGGGTATCTCATGCTGACCCGGGTCGGAGCACCGCTGTGA
- the nuoK gene encoding NADH-quinone oxidoreductase subunit NuoK, with protein MITLTHYLVVSAILFTLGVLGIFMNRKNLIVILMAIELILLSVNLNLVAFSNALHDLVGQVFAMFVLTVAAGEAAIGLAILVIYFRGRGTISVEDVNRMKG; from the coding sequence GTGATCACCCTCACGCACTATCTCGTCGTCTCGGCGATCCTGTTCACGCTGGGCGTGCTCGGCATCTTCATGAACCGCAAGAACCTCATTGTCATCCTGATGGCGATCGAGCTGATCCTGCTGAGCGTGAACCTGAACCTCGTGGCGTTCTCGAACGCGCTGCACGACCTGGTCGGCCAGGTCTTCGCGATGTTCGTGCTCACCGTCGCTGCCGGTGAGGCCGCGATCGGCCTCGCCATTCTCGTTATCTACTTCCGCGGCCGCGGCACGATCTCGGTCGAAGACGTCAATCGGATGAAGGGCTGA